One Mycolicibacterium parafortuitum DNA segment encodes these proteins:
- a CDS encoding NADH-ubiquinone oxidoreductase-F iron-sulfur binding region domain-containing protein, with product MNTAMNTELTVAVWPGLTARLLRTTAGIESVGEYRAAGGYLALDDAEALLDEIGRAGVQGRGGAAFPTAVKLTTVRRASARGLDTVLVANGEEGEPASVKDRWLLRHRPHLVLDGLRLAARIVGARHAHVYVSDPRSAAAVRDALDEVTPGVLDGVTVSVHVVEPSYVAGEETAAVRSINGGPAKPTDKPPRPFEEGVGGLPTAVCNVETLANLPFVQRHGAAEYRSLGTPGSPGTFLATLTGGGRGPGLYELPFGVSAADVLALHGIPVDGVRGALMGGYFAGLLDRRIVEGSLDHESLRALGSGLGCGAVSVLTDECPVAVAAAVLEYYGRENAGQCGGCFNGTAAMAAAAGALRDGTADADDLGRLKRWSEVLRGRGACATLDAACNIAASMLTMFADDVARHLAVDCPACGGAGTYTARRPFEVEAL from the coding sequence ATGAACACGGCGATGAACACCGAACTGACCGTGGCGGTGTGGCCGGGCCTGACCGCCCGGCTGCTCCGCACCACTGCGGGCATCGAGTCGGTCGGCGAGTATCGGGCTGCGGGCGGCTATCTCGCCCTCGACGACGCGGAGGCCCTCCTCGACGAGATCGGCCGCGCCGGGGTGCAGGGTCGCGGCGGTGCGGCGTTCCCGACGGCGGTGAAGCTGACGACGGTGCGCCGCGCGTCGGCGCGTGGACTGGACACCGTGCTGGTGGCCAACGGAGAGGAGGGCGAGCCGGCCTCGGTCAAGGACCGCTGGCTGCTGCGCCATCGTCCGCATCTCGTGCTCGACGGCCTGCGACTGGCGGCGCGCATCGTCGGCGCACGCCACGCGCATGTGTACGTCTCGGACCCGCGATCCGCGGCGGCGGTGCGCGACGCGCTGGACGAGGTCACCCCCGGGGTGCTCGATGGTGTCACCGTCAGCGTGCACGTCGTCGAGCCCAGCTATGTCGCCGGCGAGGAGACCGCGGCGGTGCGGTCGATCAACGGCGGACCGGCGAAGCCGACCGACAAGCCGCCCCGGCCGTTCGAGGAGGGTGTCGGTGGCCTTCCGACGGCGGTGTGCAACGTCGAGACCCTGGCCAATCTGCCGTTCGTGCAGCGCCACGGCGCGGCCGAGTACCGCAGCCTCGGCACCCCCGGGTCGCCCGGCACCTTCCTCGCCACGCTGACCGGCGGCGGCCGTGGGCCCGGTCTCTACGAGCTTCCGTTCGGGGTGTCCGCGGCCGACGTACTTGCGCTGCACGGGATCCCCGTCGACGGGGTGCGCGGTGCACTGATGGGCGGCTACTTCGCCGGTCTGCTGGACCGGCGGATCGTCGAGGGTTCCCTGGACCACGAGTCACTGCGCGCGCTCGGCAGCGGGCTCGGCTGCGGGGCGGTCTCGGTGCTCACCGACGAATGCCCGGTCGCCGTCGCCGCGGCGGTGCTGGAATACTACGGCCGGGAGAACGCCGGCCAGTGCGGTGGATGCTTCAACGGGACGGCGGCAATGGCGGCCGCGGCGGGTGCGTTGCGTGACGGCACCGCCGACGCCGACGACCTCGGCCGGCTGAAGCGGTGGTCGGAGGTCCTTCGCGGGCGCGGCGCCTGCGCGACGTTGGACGCCGCCTGCAACA
- a CDS encoding alpha/beta fold hydrolase has translation MTINGGNVVYEILGDTGQLIALTPGGRFSKDIPGLRPLAEALVEGGYRVLLWDRPNCGKSDVQFYGQSESHMRAETLYKLVTALGEGPCIILGGSGGARDSMLTTMLYPEIVRKLVVWNIVGGVYGSFVLGGHYVTPSILAVRGLGIEGLLSVPEWRERIEQNPANRRRLLDLDVDEFLKVMLRWLNAFVPKPGQTIPGVPDEMFDNITVPTLIIRGGENDWDHPKRTSLEVHCLIKGSALIEPPWPEDAWERAGERFAQSGGKTFCLFDTWVQAAPAILDFLGK, from the coding sequence ATGACGATCAACGGCGGCAACGTCGTCTACGAAATCCTGGGTGACACAGGTCAATTGATCGCGCTGACGCCAGGTGGCCGGTTCAGCAAGGACATCCCCGGGCTGCGCCCGCTCGCCGAGGCACTGGTCGAGGGCGGCTACCGGGTGCTGCTGTGGGATCGGCCCAACTGCGGCAAATCCGATGTCCAGTTCTACGGGCAGAGCGAATCGCACATGCGCGCCGAGACGCTCTACAAGCTGGTGACCGCCCTCGGTGAGGGCCCGTGCATCATCCTCGGCGGGTCCGGCGGTGCCCGTGACTCGATGCTCACCACGATGCTCTACCCCGAGATCGTGCGAAAACTGGTGGTGTGGAACATCGTCGGCGGTGTCTACGGATCGTTCGTGCTCGGTGGCCACTATGTGACCCCGAGCATCCTGGCGGTCCGCGGCCTCGGCATCGAGGGCCTGCTGAGCGTGCCTGAATGGCGTGAGCGCATCGAGCAGAACCCGGCCAACCGCCGGCGTCTGCTGGATCTCGACGTCGACGAGTTCCTCAAGGTGATGCTGCGCTGGCTCAACGCGTTCGTGCCCAAGCCGGGCCAAACCATTCCCGGTGTGCCCGACGAGATGTTCGACAACATCACCGTGCCCACCTTGATCATCCGCGGCGGCGAGAACGACTGGGATCACCCGAAGCGGACGTCGCTGGAGGTGCACTGCCTGATCAAGGGTTCCGCGCTGATCGAACCGCCATGGCCCGAGGACGCCTGGGAACGCGCGGGTGAGAGGTTCGCCCAGAGCGGCGGCAAGACGTTCTGCCTGTTCGACACGTGGGTGCAGGCTGCCCCGGCCATCCTGGATTTCCTGGGCAAGTGA
- a CDS encoding Rieske (2Fe-2S) protein → MDKEKTPRLAQGREHVVATVDEIPPGTHKLVPIGRHGVGVYNVNGTFYAIANYCPHEGGPLCSGRARGRNIVDETVPGDAVMVRDQEYIFCPWHQWGFELATGTTAVKPEWSIRTYPVRVVGKEVLVQA, encoded by the coding sequence ATGGACAAAGAGAAGACGCCCCGGTTGGCCCAGGGGCGGGAACACGTCGTCGCCACTGTCGACGAGATCCCGCCTGGCACACACAAACTCGTTCCCATCGGCCGACACGGCGTCGGGGTGTACAACGTCAACGGCACGTTCTACGCGATCGCGAACTACTGCCCGCACGAGGGCGGTCCGCTGTGCTCCGGCCGGGCCCGTGGCCGCAATATCGTCGACGAGACCGTCCCCGGTGACGCGGTGATGGTCCGCGACCAGGAATACATCTTCTGCCCATGGCACCAGTGGGGATTCGAGCTGGCGACGGGCACCACCGCGGTGAAACCGGAGTGGAGCATCCGCACCTACCCGGTGCGGGTGGTCGGCAAGGAAGTCCTGGTGCAGGCATGA
- a CDS encoding amidohydrolase family protein: MTVTANPRVPATERIAVRCVDSDVHPAPRAGELGQYIPEPWRSKYFGTHKVGDQIYYDAPDYAHTYAMRADSFPADGQFPCSDPDLAFKQLIMEAGADIAILEPAAYPARIPEAQHAMSYALNDWQANHWLDSHNNWHERWRGSICLAIEEPEASVAEIERWVGHPYMAQILIKAEPRPSWGNPKYDPIWATAAKHDIPVSCHLSRSHYDELPMPPVGLPSYNHDFMVTYSLLAANQVMSLIFDGTFDRHPNLRIVFVEHAFTWILPLMWRMDALYEARKSWLDIKRKPSEYVKDHIKFTTQPLDYPEDKTELSRAFEWMECEKILLFSSDYPHWTFDDPRWLVKHLPEHAREAVMFRNGIETYKLPDTVPALEGQVRVF; encoded by the coding sequence ATGACCGTTACCGCCAATCCACGGGTACCCGCCACCGAACGCATCGCCGTGCGGTGCGTGGACTCCGACGTCCACCCCGCACCCCGGGCCGGAGAACTCGGCCAGTACATTCCCGAGCCCTGGCGCAGCAAGTACTTCGGCACGCACAAGGTCGGCGACCAGATCTACTATGACGCGCCGGACTACGCCCACACCTATGCCATGCGCGCCGACTCCTTTCCGGCCGACGGCCAATTCCCCTGTAGTGACCCGGATCTGGCGTTCAAGCAGCTGATCATGGAGGCCGGCGCCGACATCGCGATCCTGGAACCGGCCGCGTACCCGGCCCGTATCCCCGAAGCGCAGCACGCGATGTCGTACGCGCTCAACGACTGGCAGGCCAACCACTGGCTCGACAGCCACAACAACTGGCATGAGCGCTGGCGAGGGTCGATCTGCCTGGCCATCGAGGAACCCGAGGCCAGCGTCGCCGAGATCGAGCGCTGGGTCGGCCACCCGTACATGGCACAGATCCTGATCAAGGCCGAACCGCGCCCGTCGTGGGGGAACCCGAAGTACGACCCGATCTGGGCGACGGCGGCCAAACACGACATCCCCGTCAGCTGCCATCTGTCGCGCAGCCACTACGACGAGCTGCCGATGCCACCGGTCGGGTTGCCCAGCTACAACCACGATTTCATGGTGACCTACTCGCTGCTCGCGGCGAACCAGGTGATGAGCCTGATCTTCGACGGCACCTTCGACCGGCACCCGAACCTACGCATCGTTTTCGTCGAGCACGCGTTCACCTGGATCCTCCCGCTGATGTGGCGGATGGACGCGCTCTACGAGGCCCGCAAGTCGTGGCTGGACATCAAACGCAAGCCCAGCGAGTACGTCAAGGACCACATCAAGTTCACGACCCAGCCGCTGGACTATCCCGAGGACAAGACCGAGCTGTCGCGGGCGTTCGAATGGATGGAGTGCGAGAAGATCCTGCTGTTCTCCAGCGACTACCCGCACTGGACGTTCGACGACCCGCGCTGGCTGGTCAAGCACCTGCCCGAACACGCCCGTGAAGCGGTGATGTTCCGCAACGGTATCGAGACCTACAAGCTGCCGGACACCGTGCCCGCGCTCGAAGGTCAGGTACGGGTCTTCTGA
- a CDS encoding amidohydrolase family protein, translated as MKEFTDGTGVDPTDPVSIPVVDASVHIFCQSNQDLRKNFLREPFRSRGFPDYEMDWYGAPGGEYADRTEGPEGQYPGSDPALVAKHLFTDRGVDIAILHPMTRGIMPDRHLGTAIASAHNEMMVTRWLDHPEFGERFRGTLRVNPDDIAGALREIDKYRGHPRIVQLGIPLQSRELYGKPQFWPLWEAAVDAGWPVAVHFEVGSGVMLPPTPNGLTRTYEQFVGFTALNFLYHLMNMIAEGVFERTPDLKFVWADGAADMLTPFIWRMDCFGRPHLEQTPWAPRMPSDYLPGHVYFIQGSLDGPGDVDFAGEWAGFTGKDDMVMYGSSYPHWQLNELSVPSSYSTEQRDKLCWRNAAQLYGLEVGASPSVSSAATAQ; from the coding sequence GTGAAGGAATTCACCGACGGGACGGGTGTCGACCCAACAGATCCGGTCAGCATCCCTGTTGTCGATGCCAGCGTGCACATCTTCTGCCAGTCCAACCAGGACCTCCGGAAGAATTTCTTGCGCGAACCGTTCCGCAGCCGTGGGTTTCCGGACTACGAAATGGACTGGTACGGCGCGCCCGGCGGCGAGTACGCCGACCGCACCGAAGGCCCGGAGGGGCAATACCCCGGATCCGACCCGGCGCTGGTGGCCAAGCACCTGTTCACCGACCGCGGTGTCGACATCGCGATCCTGCACCCGATGACGCGGGGCATCATGCCCGACCGGCACCTCGGCACCGCGATCGCCTCGGCGCACAACGAGATGATGGTGACGCGCTGGCTGGACCACCCCGAGTTCGGCGAGCGCTTCCGCGGCACGCTGCGGGTCAATCCCGACGACATCGCCGGGGCACTGCGCGAGATAGACAAGTACCGCGGCCATCCGCGCATCGTGCAGCTCGGCATTCCGCTGCAGTCACGCGAGTTGTACGGCAAGCCGCAGTTCTGGCCGTTGTGGGAGGCCGCCGTCGACGCCGGCTGGCCCGTCGCGGTGCATTTCGAGGTCGGCTCGGGGGTCATGCTGCCCCCGACCCCGAACGGGCTGACGCGTACCTACGAACAGTTCGTCGGGTTCACGGCACTGAACTTCCTCTACCACCTGATGAACATGATCGCCGAGGGGGTATTCGAGAGGACGCCCGACCTGAAGTTCGTCTGGGCCGACGGTGCCGCGGACATGCTGACCCCGTTCATCTGGCGGATGGACTGCTTCGGCAGGCCGCATCTTGAGCAGACGCCGTGGGCGCCGAGGATGCCCAGCGACTACCTGCCCGGCCACGTCTACTTCATCCAGGGCAGCCTGGACGGCCCCGGTGACGTCGACTTCGCCGGCGAATGGGCCGGGTTCACCGGCAAGGACGACATGGTGATGTACGGGTCGAGCTATCCGCACTGGCAACTCAACGAACTGTCGGTGCCGAGCTCATACAGCACCGAGCAGCGCGACAAGTTGTGCTGGCGCAACGCCGCGCAGCTGTACGGCCTCGAAGTTGGCGCAAGTCCGTCCGTGTCATCCGCGGCTACGGCACAGTAG
- a CDS encoding acyl-CoA dehydrogenase family protein produces the protein MLLEFDADQRLWQETVRDAVSKQCPASLIRDIAENGVDPTPLWNAYLDAGWTELTDPENAVELAIVLEELGRATDPTPFLATLSQFAPLVGDRFDSNGSGAAVYSGVSAIRDADGWVLTGTDRFVLDGDRAERFAVVTPAGVFVVGRSDAVTRRVDIFDPVLHVAEVSFPAVHVAESDRLSADTERAYHVALMGMAITMVGACQRILDLVLEHAKSRQQFGVAIGTFQAVQHKATDMFVAIERARALSYFAALTIAADDPRRRLAAAMAKASAGECQSLVFKHGIQLFGAMGFTWENDVQFALKRAKAGELLLGGAAEHRAMIAEEYGRDI, from the coding sequence GTGTTACTCGAGTTCGATGCTGATCAGCGGTTGTGGCAGGAGACCGTGCGCGACGCGGTGTCCAAGCAGTGCCCGGCGTCGCTGATCCGGGATATCGCCGAGAACGGCGTCGACCCGACCCCGCTGTGGAACGCCTATCTCGACGCCGGATGGACCGAGCTGACCGATCCGGAGAATGCCGTCGAGCTCGCGATCGTGCTCGAAGAGTTGGGCCGCGCGACCGACCCGACGCCGTTCCTGGCGACACTGAGTCAGTTCGCTCCGCTGGTCGGTGACCGGTTCGATTCGAACGGCTCCGGCGCCGCGGTGTACTCGGGGGTGTCGGCGATCCGCGACGCCGACGGCTGGGTGCTCACCGGCACCGACCGCTTCGTCCTCGACGGCGACCGCGCCGAGCGTTTCGCGGTGGTGACCCCGGCAGGCGTCTTCGTGGTAGGGCGCTCCGACGCCGTCACCCGCCGTGTCGACATTTTCGACCCGGTGTTGCACGTCGCGGAGGTGTCGTTCCCCGCCGTCCACGTCGCCGAATCCGACCGACTGTCCGCCGACACCGAGCGTGCCTACCATGTCGCGCTGATGGGTATGGCGATCACGATGGTCGGTGCCTGCCAGCGCATCCTGGATCTGGTGCTCGAACACGCCAAGAGTCGCCAGCAGTTCGGCGTCGCGATCGGCACGTTCCAGGCCGTGCAGCACAAGGCCACCGACATGTTCGTCGCGATCGAGCGGGCCAGGGCGCTGTCCTACTTCGCGGCGCTGACCATCGCCGCCGACGATCCGCGCCGGCGGTTGGCCGCCGCGATGGCGAAGGCCTCGGCGGGGGAGTGCCAGTCGTTGGTGTTCAAGCACGGCATCCAGCTTTTCGGGGCGATGGGCTTCACCTGGGAGAACGATGTGCAATTCGCGTTGAAGCGAGCCAAAGCCGGCGAGCTGCTGCTCGGCGGAGCCGCGGAGCATCGGGCGATGATCGCGGAGGAATACGGGAGGGACATCTGA